A section of the Vidua macroura isolate BioBank_ID:100142 chromosome 23, ASM2450914v1, whole genome shotgun sequence genome encodes:
- the LOC128818338 gene encoding transcription factor HES-5-like — MAPSTVFLEPDNLLTPKEKNKLRKPVVEKMRRDRINSSIEQLKLLLEKEFQRHQPNSKLEKADILEMTVSYLKQQSQLQMKTAGSFHKSSQFDFREGYSRCLQEAFYFLSLHKVRTETQTKLLSHFQKSQSAAPEVSFSPGNASALKQVSPKDSSPLWRPW; from the exons ATGGCTCCCAGCACCGTTTTCTTGGAGCCCGACAACCTGCTGAcaccaaaggagaaaaacaaa CTGAGGAAGCCAGTGGTGGAGAAAATGCGCCGGGACCGGATTAACAGCAGCATCGAGCAGCTGAaactgctcctggagaaggagtTCCAGAGGCACCAGCCCAACTCCAAGCTGGAGAAAGCCGACATCCTGGAGATGACTGTCAGCTACctgaagcagcagagccagctgcagATGAAGA CTGCAGGATCCTTCCATAAAAGCTCCCAGTTTGACTTCAGAGAGGGCTATTCCAGATGCTTGCAAGAAGCTTTCTATTTCCTCTCTCTCCACAAAGTCCGAACTGAAACACAGACCAAACTTTTAAGTCACTTCCAGAAGAGCCaatcagcagctccagaggtcTCCTTCTCCCCTGGGAATGCCAGTGCCCTGAAGCAAGTGTCTCCAAAGGACAGCAGCCCTCTCTGGAGGCCCTGGTAG